Proteins encoded by one window of Halomonas chromatireducens:
- the ftsA gene encoding cell division protein FtsA, whose translation MAVTSNSSSMVVGLDIGTSKVVAIVGQPTDDGGIEIAGIGSHPSRGMKKGVVINIESTVQSIQRAVEEAELMAGCDIHSVYVGVAGSHISSMNSDGVVAIKDREVMSTDIDRVIDSARARAISEGQRVLHVLPQEFSIDTQGGIREPLGMSGVRLEARVHLVTAALNAVQNIDKCVRRCGLEVDAIILEQLASSMAVLTEDERELGVCMVDIGGGTTDIAVFTEGAIRHTAVIPIAGDQVTNDIAMALRTPTQYAEEIKVKYACALTQLASSDEMIKVPSVGDRPARDLSRQALAEVVEPRYEELFTLIRDELRRSGFEDLVAAGVVLTGGTSRMEGVVELAEEIFHMPVRIACPLNVRGLADVVRNPIYSTGVGLLHYALQEVRNGRGREGKLVAAQPGRDDVSRRGVMEGIPALARIKGWLKGNF comes from the coding sequence ATGGCAGTCACTTCCAATTCATCTAGCATGGTAGTCGGACTGGATATCGGAACATCCAAGGTGGTGGCGATTGTCGGACAGCCAACCGATGATGGCGGTATCGAGATCGCAGGCATCGGCTCTCATCCCTCTCGGGGCATGAAGAAGGGCGTCGTGATCAATATCGAATCTACGGTGCAGTCAATTCAGCGTGCCGTGGAAGAGGCCGAATTGATGGCCGGCTGCGATATCCATTCGGTCTATGTGGGGGTCGCCGGCAGTCATATCAGCTCGATGAATTCCGATGGCGTGGTCGCGATAAAAGATCGCGAAGTCATGTCGACCGATATCGACCGCGTTATTGATTCGGCAAGGGCAAGGGCAATATCGGAAGGGCAGCGAGTCCTGCACGTATTGCCCCAGGAATTTTCCATCGACACCCAGGGTGGTATTCGCGAGCCGCTGGGCATGTCCGGTGTTCGACTCGAGGCGCGCGTCCATTTGGTGACCGCGGCACTCAACGCGGTTCAGAATATCGACAAGTGCGTTCGTCGCTGTGGGCTCGAGGTGGATGCCATCATTCTCGAACAGCTCGCCTCCAGCATGGCGGTGCTTACCGAGGATGAGCGTGAGCTGGGCGTCTGCATGGTGGACATCGGCGGTGGCACCACCGATATAGCCGTCTTCACCGAGGGCGCCATACGCCATACGGCGGTGATACCCATTGCCGGCGACCAGGTTACCAACGACATTGCCATGGCGCTGAGAACGCCGACCCAGTACGCTGAGGAAATCAAGGTCAAGTACGCCTGTGCCTTGACGCAGCTGGCCTCCAGCGACGAAATGATCAAGGTGCCCAGTGTTGGCGACCGTCCGGCAAGGGATCTTTCCCGCCAGGCGTTGGCAGAGGTGGTCGAGCCACGCTACGAGGAGCTGTTCACACTGATTCGTGACGAGCTGCGCCGCAGTGGCTTCGAGGATCTGGTGGCGGCTGGCGTGGTATTGACGGGCGGAACGTCGCGGATGGAGGGCGTGGTAGAGCTGGCCGAGGAGATATTCCATATGCCGGTACGCATTGCCTGCCCCCTGAACGTGCGAGGCCTGGCGGATGTAGTACGCAACCCGATTTATTCGACGGGCGTTGGTTTGTTACATTACGCCCTTCAGGAGGTGCGGAACGGGCGGGGGCGCGAAGGCAAATTGGTCGCGGCACAGCCTGGGCGTGATGACGTCTCCCGGCGTGGAGTAATGGAAGGGATTCCGGCGCTGGCAAGAATCAAGGGCTGGTTGAAAGGAAATTTCTGA
- a CDS encoding D-alanine--D-alanine ligase, producing MISVSDFGRVAVLYGGESAEREVSLRSGAAVLGALERSGVDVIGYDPADGGLVGLEALAPDRVFIALHGRGGEDGTLQGALELLGIPYTGSGVLASALGLDKRLTKQVWQSVGLPTPESLMLEPDADWDDVIARLGLPLIVKPVHEGSTLGIGIVDSREALVAAYRDAARYDARVMAERFIAGEEYTVSLLNETVLPAIRVEVPGGFYDYDAKYISNDTLYHLPCGLAAHEEAELGELCRQAFDAIGGEGWGRVDVMRDADGRFWLIEVNTSPGMTDHSLVPQAAAHAGIDFDTLVCRILAATLTNGRT from the coding sequence ATGATCTCGGTAAGCGATTTTGGGCGTGTGGCGGTGCTCTACGGTGGAGAGTCCGCCGAGCGCGAAGTGTCGCTCAGGAGCGGCGCGGCGGTGCTGGGGGCTCTGGAGCGAAGCGGCGTCGATGTCATCGGTTACGATCCCGCGGATGGCGGGCTGGTCGGGCTCGAGGCGCTGGCTCCCGATCGCGTCTTCATTGCCTTGCATGGTCGTGGCGGCGAGGATGGCACGCTCCAGGGCGCGCTGGAACTGCTGGGCATTCCCTATACCGGCAGCGGCGTGCTGGCCTCTGCCCTGGGCTTGGACAAGCGGTTGACCAAGCAGGTCTGGCAGTCCGTGGGCCTGCCGACGCCGGAGTCGCTGATGCTCGAGCCGGACGCCGACTGGGACGATGTGATCGCACGGCTGGGCCTGCCGCTGATCGTCAAGCCTGTCCATGAAGGGTCGACGCTGGGTATTGGAATCGTTGACAGCCGAGAGGCCCTGGTGGCCGCCTATCGGGATGCCGCCCGCTACGACGCACGGGTAATGGCCGAGCGCTTTATCGCCGGGGAGGAGTATACGGTCTCGTTGCTGAATGAGACGGTACTCCCGGCCATTCGCGTCGAGGTACCCGGCGGCTTTTACGACTATGACGCCAAGTACATCTCCAACGACACGCTCTATCATCTGCCCTGCGGACTGGCCGCCCATGAGGAGGCTGAGCTGGGTGAGCTCTGTCGCCAGGCCTTCGATGCCATAGGCGGGGAAGGCTGGGGGCGGGTCGATGTCATGCGCGATGCAGACGGTCGCTTCTGGCTGATCGAGGTCAACACTTCGCCGGGCATGACCGACCACAGCCTGGTGCCGCAGGCGGCGGCCCACGCTGGCATCGATTTCGATACCCTGGTGTGTCGGATCCTGGCTGCTACGCTGACGAACGGGCGAACATGA
- a CDS encoding cell division protein FtsQ/DivIB, producing MNKRGSLTGLLLLLILLGAGGRALWTWLDRPIERVSIRGDLSHVNADYLRSQLAPLVQGETWLSADLPALRRRARAVDWLAEVRVAREWPYALAFELVEQVPVARWNDDYLLNPEGEPFAFAPVVPPSGLPDLAGPVGSGAEVLAYHDRLVPRFDALGLNISQLRLEPRGAWRLQLDDGVWVMLGRSDREARLARLGAAWQRQLGQQAEHIRYIDLRYPNGVAVAWHGETDIEAAESDDAG from the coding sequence ATGAACAAGCGCGGCTCGCTGACCGGATTGCTGTTGTTGCTGATTCTGCTAGGGGCCGGCGGCCGCGCGCTCTGGACCTGGCTCGACCGTCCGATCGAGCGGGTTTCAATTCGTGGCGACCTCAGCCATGTCAACGCCGATTACCTGCGCTCGCAGCTGGCGCCCCTGGTTCAGGGGGAGACCTGGCTATCGGCGGACCTTCCGGCACTGCGCCGGCGAGCAAGGGCGGTGGATTGGCTGGCGGAGGTCCGTGTGGCTCGAGAGTGGCCCTATGCGCTGGCCTTCGAGCTGGTCGAGCAGGTGCCGGTGGCCCGCTGGAACGACGACTACCTGCTCAACCCGGAGGGCGAGCCCTTCGCCTTTGCGCCGGTGGTTCCTCCTTCCGGCCTGCCCGACCTCGCGGGTCCCGTCGGTAGCGGGGCTGAAGTGCTGGCGTATCATGACCGGCTGGTTCCGCGCTTCGACGCGCTGGGACTTAACATCAGCCAGCTCAGGCTCGAGCCACGCGGCGCCTGGCGACTGCAGCTCGACGATGGGGTCTGGGTCATGCTGGGTCGCAGCGATCGTGAAGCACGCCTGGCCCGTCTGGGAGCCGCCTGGCAGCGGCAGTTGGGTCAGCAGGCCGAGCATATACGCTATATCGACCTGCGTTATCCCAATGGTGTTGCAGTGGCATGGCACGGTGAAACGGATATCGAGGCAGCGGAAAGTGATGATGCAGGTTGA